A stretch of the Sphingobacterium thalpophilum genome encodes the following:
- a CDS encoding carboxymuconolactone decarboxylase family protein — protein sequence MQKRININSAEPEALKAMMGLETYLSKVDISKSLKELIKIRASQINGCAYCIDMHTKDALKNGETNQRIFLLNAWRETGAIFTDEEKAVLSIAEEVTLIHQQGLTDETYSNALNYFSENQIAQIVLAVVTINAWNRIALSSHLQVGNSFA from the coding sequence ATGCAAAAACGGATTAATATCAACTCTGCTGAGCCTGAAGCTTTAAAAGCGATGATGGGGCTTGAAACTTATCTTTCTAAAGTAGATATTTCTAAATCTTTGAAAGAACTGATTAAAATTAGGGCATCGCAAATCAACGGCTGCGCCTATTGTATTGATATGCATACCAAAGATGCTTTAAAAAACGGTGAAACTAACCAACGTATTTTCCTATTAAACGCATGGCGTGAAACAGGAGCCATATTTACTGACGAGGAAAAGGCCGTATTGTCAATTGCTGAAGAAGTCACTTTGATCCACCAGCAGGGGCTTACTGATGAGACCTACAGCAATGCACTTAACTATTTTTCAGAAAACCAGATTGCTCAAATCGTCTTAGCAGTTGTGACTATAAACGCCTGGAATCGAATTGCGTTAAGTAGCCATCTTCAGGTAGGTAATTCATTTGCGTAA
- a CDS encoding winged helix-turn-helix domain-containing protein has product MHFGAVQFDPEQKQLKINNEIVDLTRTEARLFHIFAGSPNQILPRERLQKEIWEDEGWNPILMLTS; this is encoded by the coding sequence ATTCATTTTGGCGCGGTCCAATTCGATCCCGAGCAAAAACAGTTAAAGATAAATAATGAAATTGTTGACCTGACTCGAACAGAAGCGAGGCTATTCCATATTTTCGCGGGATCTCCGAACCAGATACTACCTAGAGAGCGGTTGCAAAAAGAAATATGGGAAGATGAAGGGTGGAACCCGATCCTCATGTTAACATCGTAG
- a CDS encoding VOC family protein — protein MQKIIPNLWFDNNAQEAAEYYLSVFKDGKIINITYYPNSENEGLADFQKDFAGKVLTVEFEILGMRFIGINAGPVFKFNEAISLMIPCKDQAEIDYYWEALTSDGGQESVCGWLKDKYGLSWQVCPENWEELNKRPGAFKKMMGMKKIIIADF, from the coding sequence ATGCAAAAGATAATTCCAAACCTTTGGTTTGACAACAACGCACAGGAAGCCGCAGAGTATTATTTATCGGTTTTCAAAGATGGCAAGATCATCAATATTACGTATTACCCAAATTCAGAAAACGAAGGACTGGCGGATTTCCAGAAGGATTTTGCCGGAAAAGTGCTGACCGTAGAATTCGAGATTCTGGGAATGCGTTTCATCGGGATCAATGCCGGACCAGTATTCAAATTTAACGAGGCCATTTCGCTGATGATCCCCTGTAAAGACCAAGCTGAAATAGACTACTATTGGGAAGCACTTACATCGGATGGAGGACAAGAGAGCGTCTGTGGATGGCTGAAAGACAAATATGGGTTAAGCTGGCAGGTTTGTCCTGAAAATTGGGAGGAACTCAACAAAAGACCCGGCGCATTCAAAAAAATGATGGGAATGAAAAAGATCATTATTGCCGATTTCTAA
- a CDS encoding TerC family protein: MEWITDPQIWISFFTLTVLEIVLGIDNIVFISIQSSKLPLEQQKKARQLGLALALVMRVALLFSIKWVMGLTTTVLDIAGWFNTDNPSIIRYLSLSGRDLILFFGGMFLIYKSTTEIHHRVEGHIETGTTKLKKVTFSNIIIQILILDLVFSLDSVITAVGMVDRIGVMIAAVIVAVAIMMFSAEPISRFVNNHPSVKMLALAFLLLIGVSLTAEAFDQHIPKGYIYFAMAFSVLVEFLNIRSENKALKKISDSNPTSV, from the coding sequence ATGGAATGGATTACTGACCCACAAATTTGGATCTCATTTTTTACTTTAACTGTGCTAGAAATTGTTCTGGGCATTGACAACATCGTATTTATTTCAATACAAAGTAGTAAGCTTCCGCTCGAACAACAAAAAAAGGCTCGGCAGTTAGGTCTTGCATTAGCGTTGGTGATGCGCGTAGCGCTCTTATTTTCGATTAAATGGGTCATGGGCCTAACAACTACAGTCTTGGATATTGCGGGCTGGTTCAATACGGATAATCCGTCAATAATAAGATACCTTTCGCTTTCAGGCCGGGATCTTATATTATTTTTCGGAGGGATGTTCCTTATTTATAAATCCACAACCGAAATCCACCATCGTGTCGAAGGGCATATAGAAACAGGCACAACAAAACTCAAAAAGGTAACTTTTTCTAACATCATTATTCAGATACTTATCCTTGATCTTGTATTCTCCCTCGATTCGGTGATCACAGCAGTAGGAATGGTAGATCGAATCGGTGTAATGATCGCCGCAGTAATCGTAGCGGTAGCAATTATGATGTTCTCGGCAGAACCTATTAGCAGATTTGTAAATAACCATCCATCGGTTAAAATGCTGGCTTTAGCATTTCTATTGCTTATAGGTGTTTCTTTAACAGCAGAAGCATTCGACCAGCATATTCCAAAAGGTTACATTTATTTTGCTATGGCATTTTCTGTCCTAGTTGAATTCTTAAATATACGATCGGAAAATAAGGCGTTAAAAAAAATTTCAGATTCAAACCCTACTAGCGTATAA
- a CDS encoding TFIIB-type zinc ribbon-containing protein: MKCPNCNETLLMTERHRIEIDYCPNCRGVWLDKGELDKLLEQASNNIDSSQAHDNDANNYNKYERENYQSQQRYRDNDRYTDNHKYPHGRKKKSFLSDLFDFD; this comes from the coding sequence ATGAAATGTCCAAACTGTAACGAAACACTGCTGATGACGGAACGTCACCGAATTGAAATAGATTACTGCCCAAACTGCAGAGGGGTATGGCTCGATAAAGGAGAACTGGATAAATTACTGGAACAAGCCAGCAATAATATCGACAGTAGCCAAGCTCACGATAACGATGCTAACAATTACAATAAGTACGAAAGAGAAAACTATCAATCTCAACAGCGCTACCGTGATAATGACCGCTATACGGACAATCACAAATATCCACATGGGCGAAAGAAGAAATCTTTTCTCTCTGATCTCTTTGATTTTGACTAA
- a CDS encoding cytochrome-c peroxidase codes for MKKKTLMVIAIFIAPLLISAFANRAEEQEDLQELRKRYSSGRQELWPKPHIDASVRSNFTDIGVLPPVSYPADNPYSKEKSLLGKLLFFDPRLSASKQISCASCHDPQLGFGDGKSLAHGHGRREGKRNAMTLYNVAFYRTFMWDGRAKSLEDQVLLPTQDPVEMNTPLDTLVAHVKAVPGYAGYFEQAFGDKQITLLRIQQALATFERGIVSYPTKFDRFVQGQADALNDQELTGLHLFRTKARCINCHNTPLFSDNLFHNDGQTLYGTKQQDFGHYHLTGNQKDIGAFRTPSLRNVGLTGPWMHHGNFPTLRDVVELYNLGNPAPIQRHVKIDEKTRPIHSPLLKKLNLSRQEVDAVIAFLQALSTPTQRRIAMPELPQ; via the coding sequence ATGAAGAAGAAAACACTGATGGTTATAGCTATCTTTATTGCACCTCTGTTGATTTCGGCATTTGCAAATCGCGCTGAGGAGCAGGAAGATCTACAGGAATTGCGCAAACGCTACAGCAGTGGGCGTCAGGAATTATGGCCCAAACCACATATCGACGCATCTGTAAGATCTAATTTTACGGATATCGGGGTATTGCCTCCAGTAAGCTATCCAGCTGATAATCCTTATAGCAAGGAAAAATCGCTGCTCGGGAAGCTATTGTTTTTTGACCCCAGACTTTCAGCATCCAAGCAAATCTCCTGCGCAAGCTGTCATGATCCCCAATTGGGATTTGGAGACGGAAAAAGTCTGGCGCACGGTCATGGAAGACGAGAGGGCAAAAGAAATGCGATGACGCTGTACAATGTTGCATTTTACAGAACTTTTATGTGGGATGGCCGAGCAAAAAGCCTTGAGGATCAAGTGCTGTTGCCGACACAGGATCCTGTGGAAATGAATACGCCGCTGGATACTTTAGTAGCACATGTTAAAGCTGTGCCAGGCTATGCGGGATATTTCGAACAGGCTTTTGGGGACAAACAGATTACACTGCTCCGCATACAACAGGCGCTTGCCACCTTTGAACGTGGTATCGTTAGCTATCCAACAAAATTTGATCGATTTGTGCAGGGACAGGCCGATGCACTGAACGATCAGGAACTTACCGGTCTACATTTGTTTCGGACGAAGGCACGCTGTATAAATTGCCACAATACACCTTTGTTTTCTGACAATCTTTTTCATAATGATGGACAGACACTATACGGGACCAAACAGCAGGATTTTGGCCACTACCATCTTACAGGCAATCAAAAAGACATTGGCGCATTCCGTACACCATCGCTTCGAAATGTAGGCCTGACAGGTCCTTGGATGCATCACGGTAATTTTCCAACGTTGCGTGATGTCGTCGAGCTCTATAATCTTGGCAATCCAGCACCAATACAAAGGCATGTGAAAATTGATGAAAAGACAAGACCCATACATTCACCATTGTTAAAAAAATTGAATTTATCGAGGCAGGAAGTTGACGCTGTCATAGCATTTCTGCAGGCTTTAAGTACACCGACACAACGCCGGATTGCGATGCCGGAACTTCCGCAATAA
- a CDS encoding DUF6850 family outer membrane beta-barrel protein gives MKNYIQVTLCLFVVFFSQFETKAIARQDTVLYIQHIDQDSIQLRLRQYAVDNPMWLEKKVPQRYSLIRMAYNSTSGDYHRAQDAQRVNTLDFGSEGAVTIKDVRLWGRFNYTRSVEDSTRFAHQTRENPSSPWYFGSYGYNHYERTTYRIQARGHRYFADRKYAVFGGFDYQVANHFSNNDPRGSIRVAQLNGTVGGSMRIVKNVDIGIEGRYGYGQEDVEIAYKNGNSATSAVESPYMNYIIRGYGWKVSDWLLEQKMFYQNDMKRFGSKVYLSWNSSVGDFYGNAAYLREEQKYRQTLRNESRVNELSQYNLNRLDYNLVWQLSKGNHFYMASLDWSSTRGKDWITESGDAQNYVYQNDNGALNVSYMLARKKWRHYYGGKIGLLNEIRRDGGTGTSLDYEHVNYQLHGAWTYTTTANQEIEFGLTGSLRHNIGTSWSLPLINENVFHQYVFYHDILYHRANVYGGKVKLGFKQRLRKGNFISLVADYYYQKAGRLSDLDRTNLAPIGTVRKQMNLMLAYGF, from the coding sequence ATGAAAAATTATATTCAAGTTACTTTGTGTCTATTTGTTGTTTTTTTCTCCCAGTTTGAGACCAAAGCGATAGCAAGACAAGATACCGTACTGTATATTCAGCATATTGATCAGGACAGCATACAGTTGCGTTTACGGCAATACGCTGTCGATAACCCGATGTGGCTGGAAAAGAAAGTGCCGCAGCGTTATAGCTTAATTCGCATGGCATACAATTCCACCTCTGGTGATTATCACCGTGCCCAGGACGCACAGCGGGTAAATACGCTGGATTTTGGTTCGGAGGGCGCCGTCACCATCAAGGATGTGCGCTTGTGGGGGCGTTTCAATTATACAAGATCCGTGGAGGATAGCACGCGGTTTGCGCATCAGACCAGAGAAAATCCCTCTTCGCCCTGGTATTTTGGTTCCTATGGTTACAATCATTATGAACGAACGACCTATCGTATCCAGGCGCGGGGACATCGTTATTTTGCAGACAGAAAATATGCTGTCTTTGGTGGATTCGATTACCAGGTAGCAAATCATTTTAGCAATAATGATCCGAGAGGTAGCATCCGCGTAGCGCAACTTAACGGTACGGTCGGCGGTAGTATGCGTATAGTCAAAAACGTTGATATTGGTATCGAAGGGCGGTATGGTTATGGACAGGAGGACGTTGAAATAGCGTACAAAAACGGAAATTCGGCGACAAGCGCTGTGGAGTCGCCCTACATGAACTATATTATCAGAGGATATGGATGGAAAGTCAGCGACTGGCTCCTGGAGCAGAAGATGTTCTATCAAAATGACATGAAGCGCTTCGGTAGTAAGGTTTACTTGTCATGGAATTCTTCGGTAGGGGACTTTTATGGCAATGCAGCTTATTTACGTGAAGAACAGAAGTATAGGCAAACACTGCGCAACGAGTCCCGCGTCAATGAACTCAGTCAGTATAATTTAAATCGGCTAGACTACAATTTGGTATGGCAGCTGTCAAAAGGAAATCATTTCTATATGGCATCGCTTGATTGGTCCAGCACACGTGGAAAGGACTGGATAACAGAAAGTGGCGATGCACAGAATTATGTTTACCAGAATGACAATGGAGCACTGAATGTATCTTATATGCTGGCCCGGAAGAAGTGGCGACACTACTACGGAGGTAAAATTGGTCTATTGAATGAAATCAGAAGGGATGGCGGCACTGGCACAAGTCTGGACTACGAGCATGTAAACTATCAGCTCCATGGAGCGTGGACCTATACAACTACTGCGAATCAAGAAATAGAATTTGGACTCACAGGTTCTCTTCGCCACAATATAGGTACATCTTGGTCTCTACCGTTAATCAATGAAAATGTATTCCATCAATATGTTTTTTATCATGATATCCTTTATCATCGTGCAAATGTATACGGTGGCAAAGTAAAATTGGGTTTCAAACAACGTTTAAGAAAGGGAAATTTCATTTCTCTGGTAGCAGATTATTATTATCAAAAGGCGGGGCGTTTATCTGATCTGGATCGCACCAATCTTGCCCCTATAGGAACAGTCAGGAAACAGATGAATTTAATGCTGGCATATGGATTTTAA
- a CDS encoding DUF4876 domain-containing protein — protein sequence MKIIIKLILLIFGSSHLFMACQKDSYAENGAVDISLSTSYESETYVNKLPLDDITLNLYTLKGKLLMTVKSDENGVFEFMDLAPNTYNVQVVKTFSAAEFNQLTGQREDNEVTFSSVIRRIEVVKGSAQTHWDLTLLTGNSNQEGLVIKQIYYAGSDANQGASFRDQFIEIYNNSDSLRYADSLYIAEAFGATNASTTYVYQPNSGQYDWSKSYRMPQDINANSDYVYAHLIIQLPGSGKDYPIPPGESIVVASTAANHQSPYVGADGVAISVKNPSLTIDLSKADFEAYYVPYLGSTKPLASDIDNPNVPNIRLINRGNGADMIMNQAGQRSWIIFRDQNMGPVSDWKGFMPPYADGRENLGTDYIQIPIVNILDGVEIQSSTSTQYPKRFTAKIDAGSIAVDGGARSSNSVIRKTKEIINGRRILQDSNNSSDDFVSMKANPKGFID from the coding sequence ATGAAAATCATTATTAAACTTATACTTTTGATCTTTGGCTCCAGCCATCTTTTTATGGCTTGTCAAAAAGATAGCTATGCCGAAAACGGTGCGGTAGACATTTCGTTGAGTACGTCTTACGAAAGTGAAACCTATGTCAATAAGCTGCCGTTGGATGATATCACTTTAAATCTCTATACCTTGAAAGGGAAACTGCTGATGACGGTGAAATCTGATGAAAATGGTGTATTTGAGTTCATGGATCTGGCGCCCAATACATATAATGTTCAGGTCGTGAAAACATTCAGTGCGGCAGAATTCAATCAATTGACGGGACAGCGTGAAGACAATGAGGTCACCTTTAGTTCGGTGATACGCCGTATCGAAGTCGTTAAAGGGTCAGCGCAGACACATTGGGATCTTACTCTCCTGACCGGTAATAGTAATCAGGAGGGCTTGGTGATCAAGCAGATCTATTACGCAGGCTCAGACGCCAATCAAGGCGCCAGTTTTAGAGATCAATTTATTGAAATATATAACAATTCCGATAGCCTTCGCTATGCAGACAGTCTCTATATAGCCGAAGCTTTTGGTGCGACAAATGCGAGCACGACCTATGTATATCAGCCTAATAGCGGACAGTACGACTGGAGCAAGTCGTATCGTATGCCACAGGATATAAATGCCAACAGCGATTATGTCTACGCTCATCTGATCATTCAGCTTCCGGGCAGTGGAAAAGATTATCCGATCCCGCCGGGCGAGAGTATTGTTGTTGCCTCAACGGCTGCCAATCATCAGTCGCCCTATGTAGGGGCCGATGGGGTAGCGATCTCCGTAAAGAATCCGAGCCTCACCATTGACCTCAGCAAAGCAGATTTTGAAGCTTATTATGTGCCCTATCTTGGAAGTACCAAACCTTTGGCATCAGACATCGATAACCCAAATGTACCCAACATACGGCTGATCAACCGGGGCAATGGTGCCGACATGATTATGAACCAGGCAGGTCAACGCAGCTGGATCATTTTCCGTGATCAAAACATGGGACCGGTGAGCGACTGGAAGGGCTTTATGCCGCCATATGCTGATGGACGGGAAAATTTGGGGACAGATTACATCCAGATTCCAATAGTTAATATTTTGGATGGCGTGGAAATTCAGTCATCGACCTCTACACAATATCCGAAACGATTTACAGCAAAAATCGATGCTGGATCTATCGCAGTAGACGGAGGTGCGCGTTCATCAAATTCCGTTATTAGGAAAACAAAAGAGATTATCAACGGAAGAAGAATACTGCAGGATTCTAATAACTCAAGTGATGATTTTGTGTCGATGAAGGCAAATCCAAAGGGGTTTATTGATTAA
- a CDS encoding TonB-dependent receptor domain-containing protein: MSSKSIHRRALLLGVLLSFQVLAVDAQQLKIEGKNQPLRSVLKQIEEKSGYSFLYDESQINVERRINIEVNGALPQVLNQLEQLTYLKLQVSGKNILISKASVGVLSGKVVDEDGKGIPLVTVHLKELNQYYFTDNNGSFRFQFPAHRLKSANLQFSMIGRQGASMTTVLSGTNNTVADITLPILSVGLEEIALTPRTNRRLESNSSLYINREVIEQSGALSVNDLLSLIPGQKIAAPSLQQVQQANLRSATLSTNSFSNRDPFALNNSFGVALIMDGIALSNNANMQTLNAGIYGMGNSYVNGKISGLSGSDAGTDNYTGDYTFGGTDLRQIATDNIESIEIAAGVPSVKFGDMTNGAIIINRIAGKTPLNFNVQLRDNATVYGMSKGVDTRKFGAFTIGGNFTRSFEDNRDKLKSYDRVGGNIMWSTFAGKEKAFTNTLSIDYGRNIDKVRRDEDDPTATVMRFKSYNFAIGSRANYRIDRGFLSNIGLNVRYSETYQNTYKEQDVNGTYIIYSDATETGVHQGQYASGIYQAITNIEGKPIDLTARLDLTGTFQTGDLLHQVNFGSFFNYSKNIGKGQIVDPSRPRNNTIAANADIRKERYYDVSRIRGQKQLGFYAEDLFTAKIAQRDLNVRIGTRLDKFEKYVTFSPRTNINYAITPALTVGVAYGWASKAPALAQLYPGPVFYEIPLFQHTAFNGGSVDEANSLYLMYIDKFTPDNSTLKPSLSEQFEFSATYEYKDFKWGLNLYQKRNYRDIVTVTDFEKVVLDKYNDNPDPNADVPYIIEGTKQYRLSRFVFMNADDKRTQGIEFMLSTPKWMAIATSFSVRAGLTRSNYRPLQNMATFTNNTDNPNRAESAIYPTQRRTTTVSNAAITSSTHIPKARLLINFTTELNLLNKTNTNASDGIPIGYYTQDGTYHAIDNFDRNNVDYAHTLRPIEEINNQNQPAVYTNFHLNVSKEISKRLSLAFHVYNVFNYRPQYKRSDNSMIIPNGKPTYGAQLRLKL, encoded by the coding sequence ATGTCTTCTAAATCCATCCATAGAAGAGCCCTGCTTCTTGGTGTGCTTCTTTCTTTTCAGGTCTTAGCCGTGGACGCGCAACAGCTAAAGATTGAAGGTAAAAATCAACCCCTGAGGTCTGTTCTGAAGCAGATCGAAGAAAAATCAGGTTACAGTTTTCTCTATGACGAGTCGCAGATCAATGTGGAGCGTCGTATCAATATCGAGGTGAATGGAGCACTTCCACAGGTTCTAAATCAGCTAGAACAGTTGACTTATCTCAAATTACAGGTCTCCGGTAAGAATATCCTGATCAGTAAAGCTTCTGTGGGTGTTTTATCGGGCAAAGTTGTCGATGAGGATGGGAAAGGAATACCATTGGTAACCGTACATCTCAAAGAGCTGAACCAGTATTATTTTACAGATAATAATGGCTCGTTTAGATTCCAGTTTCCGGCCCATCGGCTGAAGTCAGCAAATTTGCAGTTTTCCATGATCGGAAGACAGGGGGCCTCCATGACAACTGTTTTAAGTGGGACAAATAATACGGTTGCTGACATCACATTACCAATTTTGAGTGTAGGACTGGAAGAAATAGCCCTCACTCCCCGGACCAACAGGCGACTGGAAAGCAATAGCTCACTTTATATCAACCGCGAAGTGATCGAACAGTCGGGTGCATTAAGTGTTAATGACTTGTTGAGCCTTATTCCTGGACAAAAGATCGCCGCACCCTCTTTACAACAGGTCCAGCAAGCTAACTTAAGAAGCGCAACATTGAGCACAAATTCTTTTTCCAACAGGGATCCGTTTGCACTCAATAATTCTTTTGGTGTAGCATTGATCATGGATGGTATTGCATTGTCCAACAACGCTAATATGCAGACCTTAAATGCGGGAATTTATGGTATGGGAAATTCTTATGTCAATGGCAAGATATCTGGATTGAGTGGTAGCGACGCCGGTACAGACAACTATACCGGTGATTATACTTTTGGCGGGACCGATCTCCGCCAGATTGCCACAGACAATATCGAGAGCATAGAAATTGCTGCCGGCGTACCTTCTGTGAAGTTTGGGGATATGACCAATGGAGCTATTATCATCAATCGTATTGCGGGCAAGACACCGCTCAATTTTAATGTTCAGCTCCGTGACAATGCAACCGTTTACGGAATGAGCAAAGGCGTTGATACCCGTAAGTTTGGGGCTTTCACCATTGGTGGAAATTTCACGCGCTCCTTTGAAGACAACAGGGACAAGCTGAAATCCTACGACCGTGTAGGTGGAAATATCATGTGGAGTACTTTCGCCGGGAAAGAAAAAGCTTTCACCAATACTTTATCCATAGATTATGGCCGAAACATCGATAAAGTGCGTCGAGACGAGGATGATCCAACAGCAACGGTCATGCGCTTCAAGTCCTATAACTTTGCCATTGGAAGCAGGGCCAATTACCGGATTGACCGAGGTTTTCTTTCCAATATCGGATTGAATGTCCGTTATAGCGAAACCTATCAGAATACATACAAGGAGCAGGACGTCAACGGCACTTATATCATCTACTCAGACGCCACAGAAACGGGAGTCCATCAAGGCCAATATGCAAGCGGGATCTATCAGGCCATTACAAATATTGAGGGTAAGCCCATCGATTTAACGGCACGCCTCGATCTGACGGGCACCTTTCAGACCGGCGACCTGCTGCATCAAGTAAATTTTGGATCATTTTTCAATTACTCAAAAAATATAGGAAAAGGACAGATTGTTGACCCATCCAGACCACGCAACAATACCATAGCAGCAAATGCTGATATTCGTAAAGAACGCTATTATGATGTCTCACGTATTCGCGGCCAAAAGCAGCTGGGATTTTATGCAGAGGACCTATTCACGGCGAAAATCGCGCAGCGAGACCTGAACGTCCGTATTGGGACGCGGCTGGACAAATTCGAAAAGTATGTTACATTTTCACCGCGGACGAATATTAACTATGCGATTACCCCAGCGCTGACAGTGGGCGTAGCATATGGCTGGGCAAGTAAGGCGCCGGCATTGGCACAATTGTATCCGGGACCGGTATTTTATGAGATTCCCTTATTTCAGCATACTGCATTTAATGGGGGCAGTGTTGATGAGGCAAATAGCCTTTACCTGATGTATATAGATAAATTTACACCGGATAATAGCACGCTTAAGCCTTCGTTGTCCGAACAGTTTGAATTTTCAGCCACCTATGAATACAAAGATTTTAAATGGGGGCTGAACCTTTATCAAAAAAGGAATTATAGAGATATCGTTACCGTCACCGATTTTGAGAAAGTAGTACTGGACAAATACAACGATAATCCCGATCCCAATGCGGATGTTCCCTATATTATTGAGGGGACAAAACAATATAGGCTATCGCGATTTGTATTTATGAATGCTGATGACAAAAGAACTCAGGGGATCGAATTCATGCTATCTACGCCAAAATGGATGGCCATCGCTACTTCGTTTAGTGTAAGGGCGGGATTGACCAGATCAAACTATAGACCTCTGCAAAACATGGCGACATTTACTAACAACACGGACAACCCCAATCGTGCAGAATCTGCAATATACCCAACACAGCGCAGGACGACTACGGTAAGCAATGCCGCAATTACCTCAAGTACGCATATTCCAAAGGCTAGACTGTTGATCAATTTCACGACCGAACTTAACCTCTTGAATAAAACCAATACCAATGCGTCCGACGGGATACCTATCGGCTATTATACACAGGATGGAACCTATCATGCCATAGACAATTTTGATCGCAACAATGTCGATTATGCCCATACGCTAAGGCCTATAGAAGAAATCAACAATCAGAACCAGCCTGCTGTCTATACCAATTTCCACTTAAACGTATCGAAGGAAATCAGCAAACGCCTAAGCCTGGCTTTTCATGTCTATAACGTATTTAACTATCGTCCACAGTATAAACGCTCGGATAATTCCATGATCATTCCGAATGGTAAACCTACCTATGGTGCGCAGCTCAGACTTAAACTATAA